The following are encoded in a window of Roseimaritima ulvae genomic DNA:
- a CDS encoding N-formylglutamate amidohydrolase, protein MSAHPVGVLITCEHGGNDVPDDLRDGFATVDAARHLNSHRGYDPGSLLIAQWIAQAFAAPLEFSTVSRLVVDLNRSVDSLELFSKFIRNRELAIRHKILQTYYYPYRERVSSLVAAQSSERLLLHLSIHTFTPRYRGQIRRFDLGVLFDPTRSPECVFGERLVEQLRAQGFRTLANQPYEGIADGLTTALRAKFARERYVGIELEVNNRFAKLSAASQEQWCKRIIAAVKAVSL, encoded by the coding sequence GTGAGTGCGCACCCGGTCGGCGTGTTGATTACCTGCGAGCACGGTGGCAACGATGTCCCGGACGACCTGCGTGACGGGTTCGCCACCGTCGACGCGGCGCGTCACCTGAACAGTCACCGCGGCTACGACCCCGGTTCGCTCCTGATCGCGCAATGGATCGCGCAAGCTTTCGCGGCGCCGTTGGAATTCAGCACGGTATCCCGCCTGGTGGTGGACCTGAATCGAAGCGTCGATTCGCTGGAATTGTTCTCGAAGTTCATTCGTAACCGGGAGCTGGCAATCCGGCACAAGATTTTGCAGACCTATTACTATCCCTACCGCGAACGAGTCAGCTCGCTGGTTGCTGCACAGAGCAGCGAGCGACTGCTGCTCCACCTTTCGATCCACACTTTCACACCTCGGTATCGTGGCCAAATTCGTCGCTTCGATCTGGGGGTGTTATTCGACCCCACCCGATCTCCAGAATGCGTCTTCGGTGAGCGTTTGGTGGAACAGTTGCGTGCACAAGGGTTTCGCACGCTAGCCAATCAGCCGTATGAGGGCATCGCCGACGGTTTGACGACCGCGCTGCGAGCGAAGTTCGCAAGGGAACGGTACGTCGGTATCGAGTTGGAAGTCAACAATCGATTCGCCAAGCTGAGTGCCGCGAGTCAAGAACAGTGGTGCAAACGAATCATCGCGGCAGTCAAAGCGGTTAGCCTGTAG
- a CDS encoding glutamate-cysteine ligase family protein — MPQPPHPLFSVFGVELEYMLVDRDSLDVRPLADKVLTSLAGQLTSDVECGPVTWSNELARHVIEIKTTAPANDLRLLPQRFRTAIADLQSTLDPLHLCLLPTAAHPWMQPAREAELWPHECSEIYQAYDRIFDCRTHSWSNVQSVHLNLPFAGDEEFARLHAATRLVLPLLPALAASSPIIDGAASGFLDTRMHLYAGHCQAVPSLIGDVIPEAIFDQQTYQREILDTIARDIRPHDPDHVLQVEFCNARGAIARFDRGSIELRVMDVQEYPGADIAICAAAAAVTRALCMGRWTDLETQQSVSTPALRRLLDKTTQHAEHAIIDDAKLLGQFGIRQTPMTASQLWSTLLPKLRHDNAVLDGLYPTLQVILREGTLATRIQRATGKNFSREQLAAVYRQLSECLTEWKPFQP, encoded by the coding sequence ATGCCCCAACCTCCGCACCCTCTCTTCTCCGTCTTCGGTGTTGAACTGGAATACATGCTGGTTGACCGCGATTCACTCGACGTGCGGCCGCTGGCCGACAAAGTCTTGACGTCACTCGCCGGACAGCTCACCTCGGACGTGGAATGTGGGCCCGTCACTTGGTCCAATGAACTCGCCCGGCATGTTATCGAAATCAAAACCACGGCCCCGGCAAACGATCTGCGGCTGTTGCCCCAGCGGTTTCGTACCGCGATCGCGGATCTTCAATCAACACTGGATCCCTTGCATCTGTGCCTGCTTCCCACCGCGGCTCACCCCTGGATGCAGCCGGCTCGCGAAGCTGAGCTGTGGCCTCACGAATGCAGCGAAATCTACCAAGCCTACGATCGCATCTTTGATTGCCGCACGCATAGCTGGAGTAACGTGCAGAGCGTGCACTTGAACTTGCCGTTTGCCGGCGATGAAGAATTTGCGCGGTTGCATGCCGCGACGCGATTGGTGCTTCCGCTGCTGCCCGCGTTGGCGGCCAGTTCGCCGATCATCGACGGAGCCGCCAGTGGCTTCCTAGACACTCGCATGCACCTGTACGCGGGCCATTGCCAGGCGGTGCCATCGCTGATCGGTGACGTCATCCCGGAAGCTATTTTTGATCAGCAAACCTACCAACGCGAAATTCTCGACACAATCGCGAGGGACATTCGTCCGCATGACCCAGACCATGTGCTGCAAGTCGAGTTCTGCAACGCCCGAGGTGCCATCGCGCGGTTCGATCGCGGCTCGATTGAGTTGCGGGTAATGGATGTGCAGGAATACCCGGGCGCCGACATAGCGATCTGCGCCGCTGCGGCCGCCGTGACGCGAGCGTTATGCATGGGTCGCTGGACCGATCTGGAAACGCAACAAAGCGTATCGACGCCTGCCCTGCGACGGCTGTTGGACAAGACCACTCAACATGCCGAGCACGCCATCATTGACGATGCCAAACTCCTTGGCCAATTCGGAATTCGGCAAACTCCGATGACCGCTTCGCAGCTTTGGTCGACGTTGCTGCCCAAGTTACGCCACGACAACGCGGTCTTGGACGGGTTGTATCCCACCTTGCAAGTCATTCTCCGCGAGGGCACGCTGGCGACACGGATCCAACGAGCAACGGGCAAAAATTTTTCTCGCGAGCAGCTCGCCGCGGTGTATCGGCAGCTCAGCGAGTGCCTAACCGAGTGGAAACCTTTCCAGCCGTGA
- a CDS encoding RimK family protein — translation MKIVLVAESSDGWLGGFEGVQTIDPSEYLANPDWNIRPRTRVYNLCRSYDYQSMGYYVSLLAEARGQRPIPDVMTIQDLRDKTAVGLVPQALDELIQKSFQSLTSNEFVLSVYFGRNLAKKHDRLATALYGLFQSPLLRFKFSRRSKWRLRNVTAIALNDVPAAHRDFVAAAAAKHFASRAASPPKRATMRYDMAILHNPAEAELSPSDDVALRRMVKAAAAVGIEAELITHQEAGRLLEFDALFVRETTAVNHHTYTLARRAKAAGMVVIDDPVSILRCTNKVYLAELMNRAKVPTPQTTVVHRHNAETIAEHMTYPCVLKKPDSAFSQGVVKANTADEMLQRLFELFDDSELVIAQEYMRTDFDWRIGILDQRPLFACKYHMARGHWQIAKHSDDGNKPKFGKCETFPVETAPRKAVAMALKAANLIGDGLYGVDVKESDGRFYIIEVNDNPNLDSGVEDAVLREELYRRIMESFIRRIETSKSFQRE, via the coding sequence ATGAAAATCGTTCTCGTTGCCGAATCCAGCGATGGCTGGCTGGGTGGGTTTGAGGGCGTCCAAACGATCGACCCCAGTGAGTATTTAGCGAATCCTGACTGGAACATTCGTCCCCGCACGCGTGTTTACAACTTGTGTCGATCCTATGACTACCAAAGCATGGGGTATTACGTCTCGTTGTTGGCTGAAGCCCGCGGCCAACGCCCGATCCCGGATGTGATGACGATCCAAGATCTAAGAGATAAAACGGCCGTGGGGTTAGTCCCCCAGGCGTTGGACGAACTGATCCAAAAATCGTTTCAATCGTTGACCTCGAATGAGTTTGTGCTGAGCGTTTATTTCGGCCGCAATCTAGCCAAGAAGCACGATCGCTTGGCCACCGCGCTGTACGGTTTGTTTCAATCACCGCTGCTGCGTTTCAAATTCTCGCGTCGCAGCAAATGGCGACTGCGAAACGTAACGGCGATCGCTTTAAACGACGTGCCCGCAGCTCACCGCGATTTTGTCGCCGCCGCGGCCGCGAAACATTTCGCCAGCCGTGCGGCCTCGCCGCCCAAACGCGCTACGATGCGGTACGACATGGCGATCTTGCACAACCCCGCTGAAGCCGAACTGTCGCCGTCGGATGATGTGGCGCTAAGGCGGATGGTCAAAGCCGCCGCGGCGGTGGGCATCGAAGCGGAATTGATCACGCACCAGGAAGCCGGCCGGCTGTTGGAATTTGATGCACTATTTGTGCGAGAAACCACCGCCGTCAATCATCACACCTACACTCTGGCTCGCCGCGCCAAAGCTGCCGGGATGGTCGTCATCGACGACCCCGTCTCGATCCTCCGCTGCACCAACAAAGTCTATCTGGCTGAATTGATGAACCGGGCCAAGGTTCCCACACCGCAAACCACCGTCGTGCATCGCCACAACGCCGAAACCATCGCCGAACACATGACCTACCCCTGTGTTCTAAAAAAACCCGACAGCGCGTTTTCGCAAGGCGTTGTCAAAGCCAACACTGCGGACGAAATGCTGCAACGCTTGTTCGAGCTGTTCGACGATTCGGAATTGGTCATCGCCCAGGAATACATGCGCACCGATTTTGACTGGCGGATCGGGATCCTCGACCAGCGTCCGCTGTTCGCCTGCAAGTACCACATGGCCCGCGGGCACTGGCAAATCGCCAAACATTCCGACGACGGCAACAAACCCAAGTTTGGCAAGTGCGAAACCTTTCCGGTGGAAACCGCGCCACGGAAAGCCGTCGCGATGGCCTTAAAAGCCGCCAACCTGATCGGCGATGGACTGTATGGCGTCGACGTCAAAGAATCCGACGGACGGTTCTACATCATCGAAGTCAACGACAACCCCAACCTCGACTCCGGCGTCGAAGACGCCGTGCTGCGAGAAGAACTGTACCGGCGGATCATGGAATCCTTCATCCGCCGCATCGAAACCAGTAAGTCGTTCCAGAGGGAGTAG
- a CDS encoding cysteine peptidase family C39 domain-containing protein gives MRHDLELDIQSQPTDSSCGPTCLAAVYQYWQDPVDLSQLIVEVGQLGSGGTLAVQLACHGLGRGYEAVINTYNLQLFDPTWFGPRGASDATVLADKLTQQLQQKRGRSDIDQHRLQVSTECYLRFLALGGQLQMRPLDEQLIVQSLTQGIPLLCGLSATYLYQECRERSHAVDNQGLSSTRDDVAGDPAGHFVVLHGYDRHSGHVFIADPLHPNPIAPTNKYAAPLSQVAASIHLGIVTYDANLLSLTPPPEQRDSFAGTGLS, from the coding sequence ATGAGGCACGACCTGGAACTGGATATCCAGTCCCAACCAACCGATTCCAGTTGCGGCCCGACCTGCTTGGCGGCGGTTTACCAATATTGGCAGGATCCGGTTGACCTGTCGCAATTGATCGTGGAAGTCGGCCAACTGGGCAGCGGCGGAACGTTGGCCGTTCAGCTGGCCTGCCATGGGCTGGGCCGTGGCTACGAGGCGGTCATCAATACCTACAACTTACAGTTGTTCGACCCGACTTGGTTTGGCCCACGGGGAGCGTCCGACGCCACGGTATTGGCGGACAAACTGACGCAACAGCTGCAACAGAAGCGCGGCCGCAGCGATATCGACCAGCATCGCTTGCAAGTCTCCACCGAATGTTATCTGAGGTTCCTGGCGCTCGGCGGGCAGCTGCAGATGCGTCCCCTGGACGAACAACTGATCGTGCAATCGCTGACCCAAGGTATCCCGCTGCTGTGCGGATTAAGCGCTACCTATTTGTATCAGGAATGTCGCGAGCGCAGCCATGCCGTCGACAACCAAGGGCTGAGCAGTACGCGGGACGATGTGGCGGGAGATCCCGCGGGGCATTTTGTCGTCCTACACGGCTACGATCGCCACAGTGGGCACGTCTTCATCGCCGACCCGCTGCACCCCAACCCGATCGCGCCGACCAACAAATACGCAGCGCCGCTGTCGCAGGTCGCTGCCTCGATCCATTTGGGAATTGTGACCTACGACGCCAACCTTCTATCTTTAACCCCTCCACCTGAACAACGCGACTCGTTCGCCGGGACTGGCCTGTCATGA
- a CDS encoding dihydrolipoyllysine-residue succinyltransferase component of 2-oxoglutarate dehydrogenase complex — protein sequence MNRKLFFSVLIGALPCSLALTTASAQSLDGLGSGASQAAAAAQADRVQSQVQQRIQAQTQARLQSQVQARLQSQVQAQVQAQVQARIQAEARRAATVAQRAAAAAAQRAQATADQARNGVQVNLNADVAAQSRVRAPGSNARVGTQAHLEVGTDVRLPAGVSSADVAIYDNIFGQFNPLIASRPNAPEPSSPAQPSPAASPSEPTAEQPPAEQTANQPAAQPAAHNASGLVLSSDLDLSTRIRVATRQRRAEISQLRDQAIERGSTELLVRADQLEQRLDAFAAAQSELQAQLHSNVNANVNAAANARARAVAAGQAQAGEAAGQAGNAASQVRGQTQINGQAQVTGQAGGNFGVQPAAQTATRANAAANGTVSGSQR from the coding sequence ATGAATCGAAAATTGTTTTTTTCAGTCTTAATCGGCGCCCTGCCATGCAGCTTGGCCTTGACCACCGCATCCGCCCAATCCCTCGACGGACTCGGCAGCGGCGCCAGCCAAGCCGCCGCGGCGGCCCAAGCCGACCGCGTGCAGTCGCAGGTCCAACAGCGAATCCAAGCTCAAACCCAAGCTCGCTTGCAAAGCCAAGTCCAGGCTCGCCTGCAAAGCCAGGTCCAGGCACAAGTCCAGGCCCAGGTGCAAGCTCGCATTCAAGCCGAAGCGCGTCGTGCCGCGACCGTCGCCCAACGCGCCGCCGCAGCTGCCGCGCAGCGCGCTCAAGCCACCGCGGACCAGGCCCGCAACGGCGTGCAGGTTAACCTGAATGCCGACGTGGCGGCGCAAAGCCGTGTCCGCGCCCCCGGCTCCAACGCTCGCGTTGGCACACAAGCCCATCTGGAAGTCGGCACCGACGTGCGCTTGCCCGCAGGGGTTAGCTCCGCCGACGTGGCCATCTACGACAACATTTTTGGTCAATTCAATCCGCTGATCGCCTCCCGTCCAAACGCTCCCGAGCCGTCCAGCCCCGCACAGCCGTCGCCGGCGGCGTCGCCGAGCGAACCGACCGCCGAGCAGCCGCCGGCCGAGCAGACCGCCAACCAACCGGCCGCCCAGCCCGCCGCCCACAACGCATCCGGATTGGTGCTGTCGAGCGACCTGGACCTGTCGACGCGAATCCGTGTGGCTACGCGTCAGCGACGTGCTGAAATTTCGCAGCTGCGTGACCAAGCCATCGAACGCGGCAGCACCGAACTGTTGGTCCGCGCTGACCAGTTGGAACAGCGACTCGATGCCTTCGCCGCCGCCCAGAGCGAGCTGCAGGCTCAGTTGCATTCCAACGTGAACGCGAACGTCAACGCCGCCGCCAACGCCCGGGCTCGCGCCGTGGCCGCCGGACAGGCCCAAGCGGGTGAAGCTGCCGGACAAGCTGGCAATGCGGCGTCTCAAGTCCGTGGTCAGACTCAGATCAACGGGCAAGCTCAGGTTACCGGCCAGGCGGGCGGCAACTTTGGTGTTCAACCAGCTGCCCAAACGGCGACCCGCGCCAATGCGGCAGCCAACGGAACCGTCAGCGGTTCGCAGCGTTAA
- a CDS encoding tetratricopeptide repeat protein: MSDTEPDFRACLHCLGRPPRGGRILIVLALLFASLFGSANVLAQVAGEQTPMEPAAAASDPMLAMMYARLERDPNHSDSWRLVGKLEAKQGNTQGAMNALMRALQLDPENAATHFDLGQLLLSGGDAANADVHFRQCVAIAPQSDYAQQLYQQQLVLPPAGLSDGLQPPAAAVSNDVAHALAQSELGGDEASQLDAVGYEIQTFDGADDLDRRLNELRSDADPAGRRWRVFLEMGALYNSNVSLTPISRDLVDNEAESFQGFLNPELEWKALQHGAWRAGPLARGYFTVNESSQSEYDLASFQPGAFIERDLQVGSSDWIARLDHVYSLDLLEGHRLGDRHSLTASVIMIRPDLDVIYTYFTSQFSQFDDDGPDAASTSLDGNAFSGGISRFFQTENAWLPTFSLGIDLESADTEGSDYRYRAINGHGDVTCQLSERWSFVTTVGVGHRDYYDFTGPVSRNELTWRVHGKLRWKWSERFSFAAVVGHDRFASDNEDFDAERTEGGIITTLTY, from the coding sequence TTGTCCGACACCGAGCCAGATTTTCGCGCGTGCTTGCATTGCTTGGGTCGCCCGCCGCGTGGTGGGAGGATCTTGATTGTGTTGGCGCTGCTGTTTGCCAGCCTATTCGGCTCCGCAAACGTGCTTGCTCAGGTTGCGGGCGAACAGACTCCTATGGAACCGGCTGCGGCGGCCTCGGATCCCATGCTGGCAATGATGTATGCGCGGCTGGAGCGGGATCCGAACCACAGCGATTCCTGGCGGTTGGTCGGCAAACTGGAAGCCAAGCAAGGCAACACGCAAGGGGCCATGAACGCTTTGATGCGAGCCCTGCAGCTGGATCCGGAAAACGCGGCCACCCATTTTGATTTGGGCCAGCTATTGCTCTCCGGCGGCGATGCGGCCAATGCCGACGTGCATTTTCGCCAATGCGTGGCGATTGCTCCCCAGAGCGACTACGCCCAGCAGCTGTACCAGCAACAATTGGTCTTGCCGCCGGCGGGTTTGAGCGACGGCTTGCAGCCACCGGCCGCCGCGGTCAGCAACGACGTGGCCCATGCTTTGGCACAAAGTGAACTGGGCGGTGACGAGGCTTCGCAGTTGGATGCGGTGGGGTATGAAATTCAAACCTTCGATGGCGCGGACGACTTGGATCGCCGGTTGAATGAGCTGCGCAGCGACGCCGATCCGGCCGGCCGGCGGTGGCGAGTGTTTTTGGAAATGGGTGCCCTGTACAACTCCAACGTCAGCCTGACCCCGATCAGCCGCGATCTAGTGGACAACGAAGCGGAAAGCTTCCAGGGTTTTTTGAATCCGGAATTGGAATGGAAAGCCCTGCAGCATGGGGCATGGCGAGCGGGCCCGCTGGCCCGCGGCTATTTTACCGTCAACGAATCATCGCAGAGCGAATATGACTTGGCGAGTTTTCAGCCGGGAGCGTTTATCGAGCGCGACTTGCAGGTCGGCTCGAGCGACTGGATCGCGCGGCTGGATCATGTCTATTCGCTGGACTTGCTGGAGGGCCATCGCTTGGGGGACCGTCACAGCTTGACCGCTTCGGTGATCATGATCCGGCCGGACTTGGATGTCATCTATACGTACTTTACCAGTCAGTTTTCGCAGTTCGACGACGACGGCCCCGACGCCGCCAGCACCTCGCTCGACGGCAACGCTTTCAGCGGCGGCATCAGCCGTTTCTTTCAAACCGAAAACGCATGGCTGCCGACGTTCAGTTTGGGAATCGATCTGGAATCGGCCGACACCGAGGGCAGCGACTATCGCTATCGCGCCATCAACGGGCACGGTGATGTGACGTGTCAGTTGAGCGAGCGATGGAGCTTCGTGACAACCGTCGGTGTGGGGCATCGCGACTACTACGACTTCACCGGTCCGGTCAGCCGCAACGAGTTGACTTGGCGAGTGCACGGCAAGCTGCGTTGGAAATGGTCCGAGCGGTTTAGTTTCGCCGCCGTGGTCGGCCACGACCGCTTCGCCTCGGACAACGAAGATTTTGACGCCGAACGCACCGAAGGCGGAATCATCACGACGCTCACCTATTAG
- a CDS encoding protein kinase domain-containing protein, with the protein MMTITTCPSADRLRAYSLGQLPAADSDDLFEHLRDCVTCQAEIETIGDAEDSLITSLRAGDGDSAWDREPNCQQAVAKALGALSLANADAADADFLPASFGEYDIVRPLGRGGMGSVYLAQHTKLGRQVAVKVLAGHRLADRRMRERFDAEMRAVGRLSHPNIVTAHDAREVEGTAVLVTEFIDGLDLGQLSQRSGPLPIADACEIVRQVAVALEYTHQQGFVHRDVKPSNVMLSRDGEVKLLDLGLARIQFEQAGQGAEITGTGQAMGTADYVAPEQVTDSRSVDIRADIYSLGCTLFKLLTGHAPFADREHVTPFAKMTAHVSTPPPRLSERLQDAPSPLAKLVDAMLNKDPAERPQTPREVADALSKFTVGCDLNALIQVAQTQAPQPADPPVSTTAANSTLAPQPWFRRRVPVWTLIATALGGIVFGAMLGVLIKIKYPDGTTTQIEVPEGSQITMESTPGSDPLSAIPGLPADTNIPAVVAPHSIAPRSPVEMAGPPSIAPDPSAEAIFDGSSPLTFAIVLSKDDLAEEDLQAATQRLQAGQRETPWGVWTPVGEDVNVVPSPEQNGQRYALVSNKESERIEWNALIEGIAATSEVGSAVQKKTLELTFKESLAKQFHRLTGGNMGRKLGIVVDGELVSAPIVRSAISSRAAITGSFSEAEIRRLHGAIRNSILPKYDLHAVWQLPQSERDRDAPGPARYIGFMNGQYIVSLGNNKATPPANFYVQTHLVPNQLVFESPVKDGPRSYAIVQRSAEGQTEIVMAPGDLALTRPADLSAEQRKELQRLTRICSLPPTAEDTKRLDAEQPQIYPSLRVFNEFNPGYPLTPKAAARTPVLRWNVHPPQPAGDSKLVQTKNNLKRIGLGFHNFHDVFKKFPGSRNILEGGRSPRQGKTNPPFSWRVAILPFVEQNKLYEQYRFDEPWDSEHNSKLLDKMPDVYRSPFAPADRPSSHTHYLGFATEKGVLGTEYGTRLRDILDGTSNTVLLVESQSSVPWTKPQDVGDDLEIQFVDGQPLVTLMADGAVRTFDPSKQSDRENFRKAITRNGIEVIKW; encoded by the coding sequence ATGATGACTATCACGACTTGCCCGTCCGCCGACCGACTGCGAGCCTACTCGTTGGGCCAGCTGCCGGCCGCCGACAGTGACGACCTGTTCGAACACCTCCGCGATTGCGTCACCTGCCAGGCGGAAATCGAAACCATTGGCGACGCCGAAGATTCGCTGATCACCAGCTTGCGAGCCGGCGATGGCGACTCGGCCTGGGATCGAGAACCGAACTGCCAGCAAGCCGTCGCCAAAGCGTTGGGAGCTCTGTCGCTGGCTAATGCCGACGCCGCCGATGCGGATTTCCTGCCGGCCTCGTTTGGCGAATACGACATCGTCCGTCCGCTGGGTCGCGGCGGGATGGGCAGCGTCTACCTTGCTCAGCACACCAAACTCGGCCGCCAAGTGGCGGTCAAAGTTCTGGCCGGGCACCGACTAGCCGACCGCCGCATGCGTGAGCGTTTCGACGCCGAGATGCGTGCCGTCGGTCGGCTCAGCCACCCCAATATCGTGACCGCTCATGACGCTCGCGAAGTCGAGGGCACGGCGGTGCTGGTGACCGAGTTCATCGATGGTCTGGACCTGGGACAACTCTCGCAGCGCAGCGGTCCGCTGCCGATCGCGGATGCCTGTGAGATCGTGCGACAGGTGGCCGTGGCATTGGAATACACGCACCAACAGGGCTTTGTGCATCGCGACGTCAAACCCTCCAACGTAATGCTCAGCCGCGACGGCGAAGTGAAGCTGTTGGATTTGGGCCTGGCGAGAATCCAATTCGAACAAGCCGGCCAGGGAGCGGAGATCACGGGCACGGGGCAAGCCATGGGCACAGCCGACTACGTTGCTCCGGAACAGGTCACCGACAGCCGCAGCGTCGACATTCGCGCCGACATTTATTCGCTCGGCTGCACCCTGTTCAAATTGCTGACAGGGCATGCTCCGTTTGCGGATCGAGAACATGTAACGCCTTTCGCCAAGATGACGGCTCACGTTTCCACACCGCCGCCGCGACTGAGCGAGCGGTTGCAGGACGCCCCGTCGCCGCTGGCGAAGCTGGTCGACGCGATGTTGAACAAAGATCCTGCGGAGCGACCGCAGACGCCGCGTGAGGTTGCCGACGCGCTGTCGAAGTTCACCGTCGGTTGCGATCTGAACGCGCTCATTCAAGTGGCGCAAACGCAAGCGCCGCAACCGGCCGACCCGCCGGTTTCCACTACGGCAGCGAATTCCACACTGGCCCCCCAGCCTTGGTTCCGTCGCCGTGTACCGGTTTGGACGCTGATCGCCACGGCGCTGGGCGGCATTGTTTTCGGCGCCATGCTGGGAGTGTTGATCAAAATCAAATATCCAGACGGCACGACAACGCAAATCGAAGTCCCCGAAGGATCACAGATCACGATGGAATCCACCCCGGGTTCGGATCCTCTGTCTGCGATTCCCGGCCTGCCTGCAGACACCAACATTCCCGCGGTTGTTGCCCCGCACAGCATCGCGCCGCGGAGCCCTGTTGAGATGGCGGGGCCGCCGAGCATCGCTCCTGATCCCAGTGCCGAAGCAATTTTTGATGGCTCATCGCCGCTGACGTTCGCCATCGTGTTATCAAAAGACGATCTTGCCGAAGAGGACCTGCAAGCGGCCACGCAGCGCTTGCAGGCAGGCCAGCGTGAAACACCATGGGGCGTATGGACACCTGTCGGGGAAGACGTCAACGTGGTCCCCAGCCCGGAACAGAACGGACAGCGATACGCGTTGGTCAGCAACAAGGAATCCGAGCGAATCGAGTGGAACGCCTTGATCGAGGGAATTGCGGCGACCAGCGAAGTCGGTTCGGCCGTTCAGAAAAAGACGCTGGAATTGACGTTCAAAGAATCGTTGGCCAAACAATTCCATCGTCTGACCGGCGGAAACATGGGCCGGAAACTAGGGATCGTGGTGGATGGCGAACTGGTCTCCGCGCCAATCGTTCGTTCGGCGATCAGCAGCCGCGCCGCGATTACAGGATCATTTTCCGAAGCTGAAATCCGGCGTCTGCACGGCGCGATTCGCAACAGCATTTTGCCCAAGTACGACCTGCACGCCGTCTGGCAATTGCCCCAGTCGGAACGTGATCGCGATGCCCCTGGCCCAGCGCGATACATCGGTTTCATGAACGGTCAGTACATCGTGTCGCTGGGCAACAACAAGGCGACCCCACCAGCGAACTTTTATGTGCAAACGCACCTGGTCCCCAACCAGTTGGTGTTTGAGTCGCCTGTGAAGGATGGCCCGCGATCTTATGCCATCGTGCAGCGCAGCGCTGAAGGTCAGACGGAAATTGTGATGGCACCGGGCGACTTGGCTCTGACCCGGCCTGCGGACCTGTCTGCCGAACAGCGCAAAGAGTTGCAACGGTTAACGCGAATCTGCAGCCTGCCTCCAACCGCCGAAGACACCAAGCGGCTGGACGCCGAACAACCTCAAATTTACCCTTCGCTGCGGGTGTTCAACGAGTTCAACCCAGGCTATCCCCTCACGCCCAAGGCCGCAGCCCGTACCCCGGTGCTTCGCTGGAATGTCCACCCACCACAGCCAGCGGGAGACAGCAAGCTGGTCCAAACCAAAAACAACCTGAAACGAATCGGCCTCGGCTTCCACAACTTCCACGACGTGTTCAAAAAGTTCCCCGGTTCGCGCAACATCCTCGAAGGCGGACGTTCGCCGCGGCAAGGCAAAACTAACCCGCCGTTCAGCTGGCGAGTGGCGATTCTGCCGTTTGTCGAACAGAACAAACTGTACGAACAGTATCGCTTCGACGAACCCTGGGACAGCGAACACAACTCAAAGCTGCTCGACAAGATGCCGGACGTCTATCGCAGCCCCTTTGCACCCGCAGACCGGCCATCGTCGCACACCCACTACCTGGGCTTCGCTACTGAAAAAGGCGTGTTGGGAACCGAATATGGAACGCGTCTGCGAGACATCCTCGACGGCACCTCCAACACGGTGTTGTTAGTCGAAAGCCAATCATCGGTGCCCTGGACGAAGCCCCAAGACGTGGGCGACGACCTCGAGATCCAGTTCGTCGATGGCCAACCGCTGGTGACGCTGATGGCCGACGGAGCGGTCCGCACGTTCGATCCGAGCAAGCAAAGCGACCGAGAAAACTTTCGCAAAGCCATCACCCGCAACGGTATCGAAGTTATTAAGTGGTGA
- a CDS encoding RNA polymerase sigma factor: protein MTAEHPTVSSMWLTGVQKMDADSWSRLVNTFGPIVYRWCRASGVSEADAADVVQEVFTAVARAVPQFQRDKPQGSFRAWLATITRNKVRDYFRRGRDRQAAVGGTEPLLQMQQLPDDLDSTITSENILSPLAHRILRQVRAEFEPHTWQAFWLTAVEERAAADVAQTLEISVASVYQAKSRVLRRLRQRMEEF from the coding sequence ATGACTGCTGAACACCCTACTGTCTCGTCGATGTGGTTGACGGGCGTTCAGAAGATGGATGCGGACAGCTGGAGCCGGTTGGTCAATACCTTTGGCCCCATCGTGTATCGCTGGTGCCGCGCGTCGGGAGTCAGCGAAGCCGACGCGGCGGACGTGGTGCAGGAAGTCTTTACGGCGGTGGCTCGGGCGGTTCCGCAGTTCCAACGCGACAAACCCCAGGGCAGCTTTCGCGCTTGGTTGGCGACCATTACTCGCAATAAAGTTCGCGATTACTTTCGCCGCGGCCGGGATCGTCAAGCGGCCGTGGGCGGCACCGAACCGCTGCTGCAAATGCAGCAATTGCCCGATGATCTCGATTCAACCATCACGTCAGAAAACATTCTCAGTCCGCTGGCGCACCGGATTTTGCGCCAAGTGCGAGCGGAATTTGAGCCCCATACCTGGCAGGCGTTTTGGTTGACCGCGGTGGAAGAACGCGCCGCGGCCGACGTGGCACAGACGCTGGAGATCTCGGTGGCCAGTGTGTATCAGGCCAAATCGCGGGTGCTGCGTCGGTTGCGGCAGCGAATGGAGGAATTTTGA